From Levilactobacillus zymae, a single genomic window includes:
- a CDS encoding winged helix-turn-helix transcriptional regulator, which produces MKKDEPMSICPCAITIAMLSSKWKILILRELLKGTCRYRDLRERVFGVSQKMLTQSLKELEADGLVSRRIYPEVPPRVEYSLTDDGNSLRPVIQVLDDWGAHYVAEKDPDYVATRFNLDAPKNNWMKIPYNESL; this is translated from the coding sequence ATTTGCCCGTGTGCTATTACCATTGCGATGCTGAGCAGTAAGTGGAAGATTTTGATTCTGCGTGAATTACTTAAGGGAACGTGTCGCTATCGCGATTTGCGCGAACGGGTCTTTGGTGTTAGTCAAAAAATGTTGACGCAAAGTCTAAAAGAGCTAGAAGCGGATGGGCTAGTTAGTCGGCGAATTTATCCGGAAGTGCCGCCACGGGTTGAGTATAGTCTGACGGACGATGGGAACAGTCTGCGACCCGTGATTCAGGTTCTGGATGACTGGGGCGCCCATTACGTTGCCGAAAAGGATCCTGATTATGTCGCCACCCGGTTCAATCTGGACGCACCGAAAAACAATTGGATGAAGATTCCGTATAATGAGTCGCTTTAG
- a CDS encoding LysR family transcriptional regulator, translating into MDLQQLQNFLVVAQEENITHAADYLHLSQPALSRQIKALEREFGKPLLVREAKKVRLTRDGVLLRKRAAEITKLVTKTSDELRTNQHELDGDILLGVSETDAVRFIGQVAADLIQRHPKITLKLHNGNNESILNMVNSGLVDLGLYFGRVDQNVFNSLPLPQLNRFGALLPSDHPLAAKAVLTPADLVQESLILYQEALTDGSLAKWFQRDLTDLRIAGTFDMYLSAQKLVESGLGIALVFDDLVGYHDAELTCRPITPEIAVPVNLIWKKYQIFSDTTQALLTAVKAAIGRD; encoded by the coding sequence ATGGATTTACAACAGCTGCAAAACTTCTTGGTGGTGGCCCAGGAAGAAAACATTACCCACGCGGCGGACTATCTCCATCTCTCACAACCGGCGCTTTCTCGCCAAATTAAGGCACTGGAACGGGAATTTGGAAAACCGTTACTCGTTCGTGAGGCCAAAAAGGTCCGGTTGACCAGAGATGGGGTGCTGCTCCGGAAGCGGGCGGCGGAAATTACTAAATTGGTAACGAAGACCAGTGATGAGCTCCGAACCAATCAGCATGAGTTAGACGGCGATATTCTCCTAGGCGTTAGTGAGACGGATGCGGTTCGGTTCATTGGTCAGGTCGCGGCGGACTTGATTCAACGCCACCCCAAGATTACGCTGAAACTGCACAATGGAAACAACGAATCAATCTTGAACATGGTTAATAGTGGTCTGGTAGACCTGGGGTTATACTTTGGTCGAGTCGATCAGAATGTCTTTAACAGCCTGCCGTTGCCCCAGTTGAATCGTTTTGGAGCGTTGTTGCCCAGTGACCATCCGTTGGCCGCTAAAGCGGTGCTCACTCCGGCTGATTTAGTCCAGGAATCCCTGATTCTTTATCAGGAAGCGTTAACTGACGGCTCGCTAGCCAAATGGTTTCAGCGGGATTTAACTGATTTGCGAATTGCGGGAACGTTTGACATGTACCTCAGCGCGCAGAAGCTGGTGGAGAGTGGATTAGGGATTGCGTTGGTCTTTGACGACTTGGTGGGGTATCATGATGCAGAATTGACCTGTCGGCCCATTACACCAGAAATCGCGGTTCCCGTGAATCTGATTTGGAAGAAGTACCAGATCTTTTCGGACACGACTCAGGCGCTATTAACGGCGGTGAAGGCAGCAATAGGAAGAGATTGA
- a CDS encoding alpha/beta hydrolase: MSKLANDTRVFKINPAIDVHNVRFNNRYGFTLAGHLYLPLDFNDQQTYPAIVISGPFGAVKEQSSGLYAQTLAERGFVALAFDQSTTGESSGTVRNVASPDIFVEDFSAAVDFIGIQAFVGREKIGAIGICGLGSHVLTAASIDTRIKAVATSVMYDMSDSMWKGVGNTKTDEQRNLEKDYLANQRWQDAENGTTGRGPHELMFDDQNHPLLFPTILPDQLPDNADPITTAFFKYYKQRAFHPRSINSTSSWTATTPWSYYNFHLQAHIDEISPRPVLIVTGENAHSRYMAEESYHRLKDHKELIIVPGADHVDLYDQLDKIPFDKFSSFFKENL, encoded by the coding sequence ATGTCAAAATTAGCCAACGATACGCGCGTCTTCAAGATCAACCCCGCCATCGACGTTCATAACGTCCGCTTTAACAACCGGTACGGCTTTACCCTGGCCGGCCACCTCTACCTCCCCCTTGACTTTAATGACCAGCAGACCTACCCGGCCATCGTGATTTCCGGACCGTTCGGAGCCGTAAAGGAACAATCCAGTGGACTTTACGCCCAGACGCTGGCCGAACGTGGGTTTGTCGCCTTGGCCTTCGATCAATCGACCACCGGTGAAAGCTCTGGCACGGTTCGTAACGTGGCCTCCCCGGACATCTTCGTGGAAGACTTCTCCGCAGCCGTTGACTTTATTGGGATTCAGGCCTTTGTTGGTCGCGAAAAAATTGGGGCGATTGGCATCTGTGGTCTTGGCTCTCACGTCCTGACCGCAGCGTCCATCGACACGCGAATCAAGGCCGTGGCCACCTCGGTCATGTACGACATGTCGGATTCGATGTGGAAGGGTGTTGGCAACACCAAGACCGACGAACAGCGCAACTTGGAGAAGGACTATCTCGCCAACCAGCGCTGGCAAGATGCCGAAAATGGTACTACTGGTCGGGGCCCCCACGAATTGATGTTTGACGACCAGAACCACCCACTGCTATTCCCAACCATCTTACCCGATCAACTCCCCGACAACGCCGACCCCATCACCACGGCGTTCTTTAAGTACTACAAGCAACGGGCGTTCCATCCCCGGTCCATCAATTCGACGAGTAGTTGGACCGCCACGACTCCGTGGAGCTATTACAACTTCCATTTGCAGGCCCACATCGATGAAATCTCCCCACGGCCAGTCCTGATTGTCACCGGTGAAAACGCCCACTCCCGCTATATGGCGGAGGAATCCTACCACCGGTTGAAGGATCACAAGGAACTGATCATCGTTCCCGGCGCGGATCACGTGGACCTGTACGACCAGCTGGACAAAATTCCATTCGACAAATTCTCTAGTTTCTTTAAAGAAAATCTCTAA